From Sphingobium sp. B2D3C:
GGCTCCACGATCCCGTGGATCGCATGGCCCACCGCATCGAATTGCGCGACGAGCTGGAGCGTGCCGTGGCGGATTTGCTGGAGCAGGTCGGGCTGACCATCCGGCACATGGATTTCCACGCGCCGTGTGGCACCATCCACGCTGGTCGTGTCGCGATCCAGCCCGAAGCCCTCCCAGCTCCGCACCATGGAGCGTATCACGGCATATTGCGTCTGCGTGCGGATGTCATAGTCGCCGGCATCGTACCATCCGCCGATGTTGAGGCCGGGAATATGCTCGCCGGGCTTGAACCGCGTATCGGTGGTCGGACCCTGCGCATACAGGTCGATATGCTCATGATTGAGCGGCGCCTGCCGGGCATCGTCCTGGTGGGACTCGCCGTGCCAGATCCGATAGGCCTCGTTGACGGTCACATGGTCCATCGCCACCGGGAAGTAGACGTCCAGTGTCGGATGCCAGGCATCGGCAAACAGATCCTGCGCGATGCGGAACGGGGCGGTCCTACTGTCGCCATAGGCCAGCCGATAGAGCCCCGGCGCGCGCACGGCGCTGAAGTCGAAGCGCAGATAGCGATAGCGCAGATAATCCCCCGCTTCGGCCGGCGTGCTGCTGAGAACGGGCACTTCCTGCCCCGAAGGCTCGACGCGCAGAAGCTGCGCCTGCGGCCGACGGGTGTCGGCGCGGTCGATCTCGATCGTCGCGACCTTCGCCTGCCCCGGCGTGTAGCCCAGCTGAGAATGGCCGATGGATGGCGGCCGTAGCCAGCCGGGCGCGCTGGTCGGCGAGAGGGTCCACTGCACCACCACGCCCGTCTTGCCCGCCGGCAGCAGCGACCGCAGGACGAACCAGCCATTCTGCGCCTGATTGCGCCCATCATACAGCGCGATAGGCGTCTGCGAGCGGAGGCGGACCCGGCGCGCGGCATCGGACGGCGCGAGGACGATGTCACTGCCCTGAGTCAGAGGGAGCGGTTCGGCACCGGGGCCATCGCTGCGTCCGCTCGCAGGATTACGCTCCGGCGTCCGCACCATCGCGCTGGCCGGATAACGTGGGAAGGCGCCGGCCTTGCCATCCACCATGAAGGCATTGTGGTAGTAAGCCGAGGGCAGGAACTCCAAATTCAGCCCCGCCTTGCCCACCAGCGCCGCCGGCAAGGCGCGCGGCAATTCGACGGTCAGGAGAAGGTCGGCGCCGCGCGGAACGGCGCGGATGATGTAGCGGAAATCATGCTCGGGATATTCCAGAACGGCCTCGATGGTGCCGGTCCGCGCATCAACCTTGCGTTCGATCATCCGCCCGATGGCATCCCACTGGCCCGGCGTGGCGGAGAGGCGGACATCGCCATTGGTCGCGATCCGCCGATCCTGCTGGATGATCTCCACCCCGCTGATCTTCGAGTCGGCGAACAGCCCGTCATACCAGTTGCTGAACACCAGCACATTGGCGGCCGGCGCCTCGAAATAGCCCGAGTCACCAAGCCGCAGGGCCGGTTCCTCGCCATGCGCAGCGGGCATCACCGAAGCCATAAAAACTACGACAAAAGACCCAAGCAAAGCTGCGCGCCTCATCCCATCCCTCCTGATTTTGTTAACGCTAACATAATAGCGTGATTTTTAGGTTGGCAACAAAATTGTGCAATAACGTTAACTTACAGACTTCCCGGCGGCGCTCAGAGATTGAAACTGCGGGCTATTTTTGTCTGACAAGTTGACGTTTGAAGAAATCAACGATTATCCTGCTGCCATCGCATCGGGGGACTCGCAGGTTCGCCGCAATGTCGTATCGAGGAGCAGGCAGGCAGTCGGCCTATCGACCGCCGCTGAACCGGGGAGGAAAGTCTTGAACATCTCGATTCGTCATGCGTCCGTTCACGCCGTGCTGTCTGCGATGGCCCTGGCCGTCGTGTTTCCTGCCGCCCTGTCACCTGCCGCCGCGCAGGATGCGACCGTTACCGCCATTCCCGCGCCGGCCGAGCCGGGCGCCATTCCGCTCGGCACCGGCCCGGTCAAGGGCGCCACGGCGCCCGAAAGCTGGTTCCGGCAATATGGCGTGCCGATGGCCCGCAATGTCTCCACCGCCACGGTTACACCGGTGCTGCCGGCACCGGGCAAGGCCAATGGCACCGCGGTCATCGTCGCACCAGGCGGCGCCTTCCTGCTGCTCTCCATGGAGAATGAAGGCTGGCAGGTCGCCCGGGCGCTGGCAGACCGGGGCATCACGGCTTTCGTGCTCAAATATCGCCTGCGGCCCACGCCGCCCGCGCTTGCCGATTTCGACCGCCAGTTGCGCGCTGCCTTCGCCAGTGTCGGCCGGGCGGAGACGCGCTCCAGCCCGGACGAGGCCGTGGCCGGCCTGCCGGAGCAGATCGCCGATGCCGTCGCCGCGATCACACTGGTGCGCGCGCGGTCCGCCGAGTGGGGGATCGATCCCAAGCGCGTCGGCATGATGGGCTTTTCCGCCGGGGCCATGACGACGATGGTCACGACCCTCGCCCGCCCCGATCTCGACTTGGCGTTCATCGCGCCCATCTACGGCTCGATGGAGCGGGTGACCGTGCCCGCCGACGCGCCGCCGCTCTTCGGCGTCATCGCCTCGGATGATCCCCTGTTCGCCAAAAAGGGCTTCGGCCTGCTCGATGCCTGGCAGGAGGCCGGAAAACCGGTTGAATTCCACCTCTACGAGCGCGGCGGCCACGGTTTCGGCCTCGGCAAGGAAGGCACGACCAGCACCGGCTGGCTGGATGCCTTTGTAGCGTGGCTGGACATGCACGGGCTGCTGAAACCGTCCTGACCTGCCCCGCAGGTCTCTTCCCGGGCTGGGCACGCCGCAGCCCACCCTTGAAGGAATGACCATGATAGCGTCCAAGGCCATATCCCATGTGCGTTGCTGCCTCGCCTCGCTGATCCTGTTGGGCACCCTGCCGGGCGTCGCAAGCGCGGCGGAGGGCGCGGGCACCCTCGCGCCCTATTTCACGCCAGCCGGACGCGCCTCGGCCAGACCGGATGCGGACGGGTTCATCCGCCGCTGGCTGATCCTGGAGCCGATCGCCAAGCCCAACCGCACCAACACGGTGTTTACCGGCAGCTATGTGCGCAAGACGCTGACCGCCTATCCCTTTCCCAACCAGACCAGCGGCCTGCCACGCGCGGGTGAGACTGTGACCGTGGAAGGGCAGACACTCGCCTGGCATGCGCTCGATTCCAGTGCGTTCGACGTGAAGCTGTTCAATTTCGCCCAGTCGCTGGGCAAGACCAAATATGGCGTGATCTTCCATGTCGCGACCGTCGTGGACAGCCCGCGCGACATGCAGGTGCGCATGGCCGTCGGCTCCAACTCCGCCTCCATGTGGTGGGTGAACGGAGCCGAGACCGCCGTCCTGTTCAACGATCGCCGCATGGTGATGGATGATGTGGTCTCGCGCCGCATCACCCTGAAAAAGGGCCGCAACATCATTCGCGGCGCGGTCATCAACGGGCCGGGCCTGAGCGACTATTGCGTCCGCTTCATCGATGAAGCCGGACGCGGCGTCACCGATCTTGCGGTGACCACGCTCTGACCGAGCCGCACCCCAGCTCCTCCCCTCTCCCTCTTCGCCCAACCGAGGTGATCGCATGAACCGCACCGTCGCAGCCACCGGCCTCGCCCTTGCCCTCCTGCTCCAGAGTCCCGCCAGCGCGCAGCTTGAGGGCGAACCCTATATCCACGATCCGTCCACCATCACTTATTCGGACGGCAAATATTACACCTTCGGTACCGGTCAGGGCGGCCTCGTCTCCGACGATGGCTGGACGTGGCGCAGCGGCGGCGATCGGCCGGGCGGTGGCGTGGCGCCGGATGTCATCAAGATCGGCGATCGCTATTACGTCTCCTACGCCGTCGGTGGCGGCGGCATGTCCGGCGGCCATGCCAGCGACGTGAAGATGATGTGGACCAAATCCCTCGATCCCGCCTCGCCCGACTTTGGCTATCATGAAGTGGGCATAGTCGCCTCCAGCGACGGCAAGGAGAATCTCGACGCCATCGATCCCGCTTTCCTCTATGTCGATGGCCGGCTGTGGCTGAGCTATGGCACCTATTTCGGCGCGATCCAGATGATCGAGTTGGACCCGGCCACCGGCGCGCGCAAGGCCGGCAACAAGCCGGTGGATATCGCCATCGACATGGAAGCCACCGCCCTGCTCCACCGCGATGGCTGGTATTATCTGCTCGGCACCCACGGCACCTGCTGCGACGGCCCCAATTCCACCTACCACATCCGCGTCGGCCGCTCACGCGATCCGCTTGGGCCTTATGTGGATCATATGGGCATTCCGCTGCTCAAGGGGGGCGGCAAGATGGTCGTCAACGCGCGCGGACGGGACATCGGCCCCGGCCACTTCGGGCAGATCGACCTGGGCGAAGGGGTCGAGAAGTTCTCGATGCACTATGAGATCGACATGAACCGAGGCCGCAGCGTGCTCGGCATCCGCCCCCTGCTGTGGAAGGATGGCTGGCCCGTCGCGGGCGACAATATCGCCGAGGGCACCTATGAGATCGAGGCCGAGCGCAGCGGATATGCCCTCCAGCTTACCGCCGACTTCGTGCGGATCGATTTTGACGCCCGACGCAGCTTCTTCGCCCCGCCCGGCACACCGCCTGTCAACGTACCCGACCAGACCTTGGGGCAGGTCGAACCCGGCTGGCCGCCCGCAGCCGTGCCCGTCGATCTGGGCGACTATATGGTTCGCCCCCAGCAGCTCTGGACCGTCGCCCCGGTGCCGGGCGCGGGCGGCGTGATGGGTGCGCCTTATTACAAGATCGTCATTTCCGGCACGCAACGGACGCTTGCGGCGACGGCCACCGGTGAGGTGGAAGCGGTGCCGGCCTTCACCGGCGCGCCCGAGCAGCTCTGGCGCATCGACCAGCTCACCGACGGCACGTACCGGATCATGCCGAAGGCGACGCCTGGCACGGGCGAAGCACGCGCCCTCGTTGCCATCGGCGGTACTACGCCGGCGCTGGTCAAGTTCGATCCCGAGAGTCCGGCCGGCCGCTGGACGTTCAAGAAGCCCTGAAGATCGGTGTCAGGCGACCCGACGCAACCTTAAGCCATCATGATCCGTTGGAGGAGACCGGACGCGCTCGTCCGGCTTTTTCAGGAGGCTCCCAATGGCTGAGATGACACTCGATGACCTGTCCGAGAAGATGGGCAAGATCGATTTCGGGATGCTCTCCACGCGCACGGAGGGCGGCGCGCTAGCCAGCCGGCCTATGAGCAATAATGGTGAGGTCGCCTGGCGCGGCGACAGCTTCTTCTTCACCTATGAGGCGGCGCGCACCATCGCCGATATCGAGCGCGATCCCGAGGTCGGCCTCACCTTCACCGGCGCGGTCGGGCTGCTGGGCGGACCCCCGCTGTTCATCGCCGTCGAGGGTCGCGCGGAGCTGATCCGCGACAAGGCGCACTTCGCCGAGCATTGGAACAAAGATCTCGAACGCTGGTTCGAGCAGGGCATCGACACGCCGGATCTGGTCATGATCCAGGTCCGCGCCCGTCGCATCCATTATTGGAACGGCAGCGACGAGGGGGAAGTCCCCCTCTGATCCGAACGGGCGCCGCGGTTGCCCGCGACGCCCGTTCCTACGCCGTCAGCTGAAAGCGAGCGCCACCTTGCGCCGCCGCATGGTGCTGCCGATCAGCGCGAAGCCTCCCAGCATCATCGCCCAAGTCGCCGGCTCCGGCACCGATCCGGCATAGCTCAGCTTGACGAGATAGGACTGGTTCGGCCCGTCGCCATCGTCGCTCACGAGGTAGATGTTGCCGGCATCGTCGAGGGTCAGGCCCTCGAACTTGCCGCCCTGGTTGGCCGGGTCGACTAGCGATTTGAAGCCGGAGAGATCATAGCTGCTCACGACCTGGCCGGCCTGCGTCACCTCGAGCAGGTTGAACGAGCGGCCGCTGAGGATCAGCAGATTGTCGCCGAACGGCGTCGCGGAGAAGATGCCGTTGGAGAGCACCGCGATGTCAGACAGACGGTCGAGGCCCGGCAGCGCCGCAATATCGAACAGCTCGGTGACCGTCGCCGTCTCCGTACCGAAATTGGCGCCGGAGATCTTCCAGATCGTCTCCGGGCTGCGTTCCTTCACGCCGAAAAAGTCGCCAGTCACCTTGTTGTAGGCAATGCCCTCCAGGCCGCTGTTGCCGGCATCGGGGCCGACGCTGATCGTCGGCGCATCCGGATAAGCTGTGTAGGTGCGGGTCGTGCCGTCCACGCCAGTCTGGCTGAGCAGCGCGATATCCTGATAGCGCTCCTCGGCGACGACATATTGGCCATTGCCCACATAAGTGAGACCCTCGGCGTCGCATTGGGAAGAGCCGAGCGAGAGGCAGCCGGAGAGGATGATGGTGGCGGTCTTGTTGCCATTCAGATCATATTCGCCCCAGATGTTCGTACCGTCATCCTCTTCCTCGTCATTGGTGACCATCAGCGTGCGCGTGTCCCAGTTATAAGCAACCGCGCTGGCTTCCTTGGTGTCGATCGCTTTGCTGAAGCCGACGACATAATTGTCGAGCAGGCCAGCCGCGTGGGAAGACGCAGCAGAAAAGGCGAACATCGCAATGCCCGCACGCAGGAACATCATCTTCATGGCAACCTCCGAATCATGCCCTCCCCCATGGAGGTCGCCCGCCTATCGGAGGCGCGAATGACAGGATGATTACATTTGATTAACCATGATGCCGGCTGCGGAGAGGACCGCACCAGATCGGGACATGCGCCTGCGCCACATCAAAGAGCGAATGCGGCAAGCAGCCTAGATGCAACCTCGCAACGTTCCCAATGCAGGATCTCAACTCATGCCCGACCGCCTCACCCAAGCATCAACGGTGCCGGAGATCGTGACCGCCATGCAAAGCATGGCCTCCGGGCCAGTGCTTGCCGGCATGCAGCGGGTCGGCATTCGTACCGATAATGCGTTGGGGCTGAGCAACCCGGTTTTGCAGGGCATCGCCAAACAGATCGGCCCTAACCATGAACGCGCGATGGCCTTGTGGCAGACTGGCATTCGAGATGTTCGGGTGCTGGCGATCTACACCGCCGAGCCGGCCCAGCTGACGACAGAGCAAGCCCGCGCATGGGCGGACGATTTCGAGTCCTGGGAGATCGTGGACATCGCTGCTGACTTGTTCGTGGAAGCGGGGCTTGACGCGCTCATTCCCCTGTTCGCCGCCGACGAGCGCGAGTTCGTCCGCCGCGCTGCCTTTGCCATGATCGCCGGCATGGCGGTCCATCGCAAGGCCGAGCCGGATGCAACCTTCATGGATGCGCTGCCACTGATCGCGCACCACGCACAGGATGCGCGAAACTATGTGCGCAAGGCGGTGAACTGGGCGCTGCGCAACATCGGCAAACGCAACCTCGCCTGCCACCAGCCCGCCCTGGCGCTCGCCGAGCAGCTCGCCGCATCGGACGACAAGACCGCACGCTGGATCGGCAGCGACGCGCGCCGCGAACTCTCAAGTGAGAAGGTGATCGAAAGGCTGCACCACAAGCAGCGATCAAAATTGTGAGATTTTGGTGCACCCGACTGGATTCGAACCAGTGGCCTTTGCCTTCGGAGGGCAACGCTCTATCCAGCTGAGCTACGGGTGCGTGGAAAGGTCCGCTATCAGTTTTGATGCAGCCGGCCAAGAGCAAAGGTAGGCCGCCCTCCGATTATTGGCGGGCGATGATTGGGCCGCGATTATTGGTCGCCCTGCCCTGCGTTCCTCTCCATCAGCCACCGGGCGGCGACGGCCGGGGCAACCGGACGATCCGGGCGGTCGACCATCAGATTGGCCGCGCGCATCTGCTCGACCGGAATGGCGCCGATCAGCGGTTTGAGCGCCGCCATCAGCCGCGCATCCGTCTCGCGGCCGGGCGCCACCATCACGATCGCGTCATAGGGCGGGATGCGCTCCAGCGGGTCAGCGAGCACCCGCAGATTGTCCGCCGCGATGCGCCCGTCGCTTGAAAAGGCGGAGATCACATCGACATCCCCATCCTTCACTGCGCGATACATGAAGGTGGATTGATACTCACGCGTCCGTGCGAAGCGCAGGCCATAGCCTTCGGTCAGCGCCGTCCAGTCCGGCCGCGTGAAGAACTCGAAATCGCCGCCCATGACAAAGCGCGGGGCGTAGGGCGCGAGGTCCGCAATCGAGCGGATGCCGAGCTGCTGCGCCTTGTCGGCGCGTATCGCCAGCGCATAGGCATTCTCGAAGCCGAGTGGACCGACCAGCGTCACGCCATGTTCGCGCTTCAACCACTCCGCCATCTGCGCCAGCATCGCGGCGCGCCCCGGCTGATCGGTACGCCCCATCACATTGGCCCAGACCGTGCCGGAATAATCGACATAGACGTCCACATCGCCCTGCGCGAGTGCCCGGAAGACCACCGCCGATCCCAGCCCGCTGCGCACGGTGGCCGTACCGCCCTCATCGGCCAGCCGCTGCCCGATAACATCGGCCAGGATATATTGCTCGGTGAAATTCTTGGCGCCGATGACGTAACCGCCCTTCGTTGCCGGGGCGAACACGCTGGCCGCCGCCGTGGCGATGCCGAGGCACAGGATCAGCGCGCCCGCCCAGATGCGCCGGCGCGCGCGGCGGGCGATCCCCGTCTCGATAAGGCCCAGCAGTTGATCCACGGCCAGCGCCAGTGCCGCAGAGACGCCGCAGCCGAACAGCACCCACACCCAATTCTCGGTCTGGAGGCCGGAGAAGATATAATTGCCAAGGCTCGTCTGCCCGACCGGCGTCGCCAGCGTGGCGGTGCCGATCACCCAGACGGCTGCGGTCCGCACCCCCGCCATGGCGACCGGGGCGACCAGCGGCATCTCGACCTGCCACAGGCGCTGCCGGTCGGTCATGCCGACGCCATGCGCCGCCTCGATCAGCGCCGGATCAAGGGTGGTGATGCCGGTGACGATGTTCCGCACGATCGGCAGCATGGAGTAAAGGGTCAGCGCCAGCAGCGCAGGCAGGAAGCCGAGCGCCGAGAAGCCCTGCCCGGTCAGCCGCAGAGAGAGCAGCGAGAGCGCTAGCAATAGGGGGTAGAACAGCGCCATCAGCGCCAGCCCCGGAATGGTCTGCACGAGGCTGACGAAGGAAAGGACCGGCCAGCGCAGTCGCGCGCTCCGGCTTGCGGCGATGGCGAGCGGGAGGCTGAGCAGAATGCCAAGCCCTAGCGCGGCCGCACTCAGCAGCACATGAAAGCCCAGATATTCCGGCAGGACGCGCAGCGCGCTGGAGAGGGAGCTGTCCATCGCTCAGTCGGTCCCCTCCGGCCCGGTCGCGATCAGGCGCCGGACCTGTTCGGCCTGCCGCATCGGCATCGCCATCAGCGCGCGCACGGCCTCATTGGGCGGATCGGTCAGCAGCCGGTGCGGGGTATCGTCGGCAATGATCCGGCCGCCCTCCAGCATGACGATCCGGTCGGCGAGCAGCACGGCCTCGAAGACGTCATGGGTCACCAGCACGGTGGTGAGGCCCAGCGTCTCGTGCAGGCGGCGGCAGGCGCGGCCGAGCGTGTCGCGGGTGATCGGGTCGAGCGCCCCGAACGGCTCGTCCATCAGCAAGATGCCGGGCCTTGCCGCCAGCGCTCGCGCGATCCCGACCCGCTGCCGCTGACCGCCCGAGAGCGCATCCGGCATGCGCGCGCCATAATCCTCGGGCAGTTCGACCAGCGCCAGCAGCTCGCCTACGCGGCGGGCGATATCCTGCGCCGGCCAGCCGAGCAGGCGCGGCGTCAGGCCGATATTCTCGGCGACGCTCAGATGCGGAAACAGGCCGATGCCTTGAAACACATAGCCGATCTCCCGCCGCACTTCATAAGCGGGCCGGTCATTCACCGGCTCGCCGTGGATGCGGACGATACCGCGGTCCGGCTCGATCAGCCGGTTGATGCACTTGAGCAGCGTCGTCTTGCCCGAGCCGGAGGCGCCCACGAGCGCCACGAAGCTGCCCGCTGTAATGTGCAGATCGACATCATGGGTGGCGAAGGTCCGACCGCCATCGAAACTCTTGGCAACGCTCTCCAGCGCGATCGCATCGGCTTGGCTCATCGGGGCATGATGGCGGCGCCAGGCGACAATAGAAAGCGAACTTTCCCCGGCCCGCCGCAAATGCGGCGCGATGCCAGCATCCCACAAACGAAAACGGAGGCCCTTGGGCCTCCGCTCACATCATCCCGCGGGATGATCGCTCGCCATCGCCTGATGGCTTTGGGCGCGTCACCGCACCCATAAGGCTTATGCCTCTTCGCGAGTGTCGCGACGCTCGGCGATACGCGCACGCTTGCCGGTGCGGCCACGCAGATAATAGAGCTTGGCACGACGCACGACGCCCTTGCGGACGACCGTGACGCTGTCCACGTTCGGCGAGTAGAGCGGGAACACGCGCTCAACGCCCTCACCGAAGCTGATCTTGCGCACGGTGAAGTTGGAGCCCATGCCCTTGTTCGAACGCGCGATGCACACGC
This genomic window contains:
- a CDS encoding glycoside hydrolase family 9 protein, producing MPAAHGEEPALRLGDSGYFEAPAANVLVFSNWYDGLFADSKISGVEIIQQDRRIATNGDVRLSATPGQWDAIGRMIERKVDARTGTIEAVLEYPEHDFRYIIRAVPRGADLLLTVELPRALPAALVGKAGLNLEFLPSAYYHNAFMVDGKAGAFPRYPASAMVRTPERNPASGRSDGPGAEPLPLTQGSDIVLAPSDAARRVRLRSQTPIALYDGRNQAQNGWFVLRSLLPAGKTGVVVQWTLSPTSAPGWLRPPSIGHSQLGYTPGQAKVATIEIDRADTRRPQAQLLRVEPSGQEVPVLSSTPAEAGDYLRYRYLRFDFSAVRAPGLYRLAYGDSRTAPFRIAQDLFADAWHPTLDVYFPVAMDHVTVNEAYRIWHGESHQDDARQAPLNHEHIDLYAQGPTTDTRFKPGEHIPGLNIGGWYDAGDYDIRTQTQYAVIRSMVRSWEGFGLDRDTTSVDGATRRVEIHVPDGQPDLLQQIRHGTLQLVAQFDAVGHAIHGIVEPDVGQYTHLGDAVTKTDGKIYDPALKPYEVKGDRSGTPDDRWAFTSRSSALNYGSIAALAAASRALKTLDPVLSAKALAIATRVWAEEQSHPPHVFQHGNTTGGPLEAEQFAAAVQLLKTTRDKRYAAQIEALRPSVSKFFGFQAALAIEALPFMPPSYRTAMEPLVRQWAAQSDKIAAANPYGVPISEGGWAGNEGVIDYGLAAYALHKAFPEIVKPDAVFRSIDYLLGNHPGSDISFVSAVGARSKEVAYGTNRADFSFIAGGVVPGALIIRPDFPENHEDWPFFWGQNEYVISAGAGFIELANAAHELANAER
- a CDS encoding alpha/beta hydrolase, with protein sequence MNISIRHASVHAVLSAMALAVVFPAALSPAAAQDATVTAIPAPAEPGAIPLGTGPVKGATAPESWFRQYGVPMARNVSTATVTPVLPAPGKANGTAVIVAPGGAFLLLSMENEGWQVARALADRGITAFVLKYRLRPTPPALADFDRQLRAAFASVGRAETRSSPDEAVAGLPEQIADAVAAITLVRARSAEWGIDPKRVGMMGFSAGAMTTMVTTLARPDLDLAFIAPIYGSMERVTVPADAPPLFGVIASDDPLFAKKGFGLLDAWQEAGKPVEFHLYERGGHGFGLGKEGTTSTGWLDAFVAWLDMHGLLKPS
- a CDS encoding acetylxylan esterase, coding for MIASKAISHVRCCLASLILLGTLPGVASAAEGAGTLAPYFTPAGRASARPDADGFIRRWLILEPIAKPNRTNTVFTGSYVRKTLTAYPFPNQTSGLPRAGETVTVEGQTLAWHALDSSAFDVKLFNFAQSLGKTKYGVIFHVATVVDSPRDMQVRMAVGSNSASMWWVNGAETAVLFNDRRMVMDDVVSRRITLKKGRNIIRGAVINGPGLSDYCVRFIDEAGRGVTDLAVTTL
- a CDS encoding family 43 glycosylhydrolase, with translation MNRTVAATGLALALLLQSPASAQLEGEPYIHDPSTITYSDGKYYTFGTGQGGLVSDDGWTWRSGGDRPGGGVAPDVIKIGDRYYVSYAVGGGGMSGGHASDVKMMWTKSLDPASPDFGYHEVGIVASSDGKENLDAIDPAFLYVDGRLWLSYGTYFGAIQMIELDPATGARKAGNKPVDIAIDMEATALLHRDGWYYLLGTHGTCCDGPNSTYHIRVGRSRDPLGPYVDHMGIPLLKGGGKMVVNARGRDIGPGHFGQIDLGEGVEKFSMHYEIDMNRGRSVLGIRPLLWKDGWPVAGDNIAEGTYEIEAERSGYALQLTADFVRIDFDARRSFFAPPGTPPVNVPDQTLGQVEPGWPPAAVPVDLGDYMVRPQQLWTVAPVPGAGGVMGAPYYKIVISGTQRTLAATATGEVEAVPAFTGAPEQLWRIDQLTDGTYRIMPKATPGTGEARALVAIGGTTPALVKFDPESPAGRWTFKKP
- a CDS encoding pyridoxamine 5'-phosphate oxidase family protein, which encodes MAEMTLDDLSEKMGKIDFGMLSTRTEGGALASRPMSNNGEVAWRGDSFFFTYEAARTIADIERDPEVGLTFTGAVGLLGGPPLFIAVEGRAELIRDKAHFAEHWNKDLERWFEQGIDTPDLVMIQVRARRIHYWNGSDEGEVPL
- a CDS encoding SdiA-regulated domain-containing protein, which translates into the protein MKMMFLRAGIAMFAFSAASSHAAGLLDNYVVGFSKAIDTKEASAVAYNWDTRTLMVTNDEEEDDGTNIWGEYDLNGNKTATIILSGCLSLGSSQCDAEGLTYVGNGQYVVAEERYQDIALLSQTGVDGTTRTYTAYPDAPTISVGPDAGNSGLEGIAYNKVTGDFFGVKERSPETIWKISGANFGTETATVTELFDIAALPGLDRLSDIAVLSNGIFSATPFGDNLLILSGRSFNLLEVTQAGQVVSSYDLSGFKSLVDPANQGGKFEGLTLDDAGNIYLVSDDGDGPNQSYLVKLSYAGSVPEPATWAMMLGGFALIGSTMRRRKVALAFS
- a CDS encoding DNA alkylation repair protein, translating into MPDRLTQASTVPEIVTAMQSMASGPVLAGMQRVGIRTDNALGLSNPVLQGIAKQIGPNHERAMALWQTGIRDVRVLAIYTAEPAQLTTEQARAWADDFESWEIVDIAADLFVEAGLDALIPLFAADEREFVRRAAFAMIAGMAVHRKAEPDATFMDALPLIAHHAQDARNYVRKAVNWALRNIGKRNLACHQPALALAEQLAASDDKTARWIGSDARRELSSEKVIERLHHKQRSKL
- a CDS encoding ABC transporter permease/substrate-binding protein; translation: MDSSLSSALRVLPEYLGFHVLLSAAALGLGILLSLPLAIAASRSARLRWPVLSFVSLVQTIPGLALMALFYPLLLALSLLSLRLTGQGFSALGFLPALLALTLYSMLPIVRNIVTGITTLDPALIEAAHGVGMTDRQRLWQVEMPLVAPVAMAGVRTAAVWVIGTATLATPVGQTSLGNYIFSGLQTENWVWVLFGCGVSAALALAVDQLLGLIETGIARRARRRIWAGALILCLGIATAAASVFAPATKGGYVIGAKNFTEQYILADVIGQRLADEGGTATVRSGLGSAVVFRALAQGDVDVYVDYSGTVWANVMGRTDQPGRAAMLAQMAEWLKREHGVTLVGPLGFENAYALAIRADKAQQLGIRSIADLAPYAPRFVMGGDFEFFTRPDWTALTEGYGLRFARTREYQSTFMYRAVKDGDVDVISAFSSDGRIAADNLRVLADPLERIPPYDAIVMVAPGRETDARLMAALKPLIGAIPVEQMRAANLMVDRPDRPVAPAVAARWLMERNAGQGDQ
- a CDS encoding ATP-binding cassette domain-containing protein encodes the protein MSQADAIALESVAKSFDGGRTFATHDVDLHITAGSFVALVGASGSGKTTLLKCINRLIEPDRGIVRIHGEPVNDRPAYEVRREIGYVFQGIGLFPHLSVAENIGLTPRLLGWPAQDIARRVGELLALVELPEDYGARMPDALSGGQRQRVGIARALAARPGILLMDEPFGALDPITRDTLGRACRRLHETLGLTTVLVTHDVFEAVLLADRIVMLEGGRIIADDTPHRLLTDPPNEAVRALMAMPMRQAEQVRRLIATGPEGTD
- the rplS gene encoding 50S ribosomal protein L19, with the translated sequence MNLLQTIEAENIAAISKDIPDFRPGDTLRVGVKVVEGDRTRVQNFEGVCIARSNKGMGSNFTVRKISFGEGVERVFPLYSPNVDSVTVVRKGVVRRAKLYYLRGRTGKRARIAERRDTREEA